Proteins encoded by one window of Microbacterium testaceum:
- a CDS encoding circularly permuted type 2 ATP-grasp protein, producing MGDLFDGYGSTLAPRKTASGIPAFDEMFGVPASPGEAAPSREAYRELYQTLAQMTQEELRGRTESLASSYLAQGVTFDFAGEERPFPLDAVPRVIAYDEWSRIEAGVKQRVKALEAFLDDAYGNQHCVRDGILPAGLISSSQYFYRQAAGIRSANGVRIQVSGIDLIRDEHGEMRVLEDNVRVPSGVSYVISNRRVMAQTLPELFVSMRVRPVGDYPNKLLAALKASAPPGIDEPNIVVLTPGVYNSAYFEHTLLARLMGVELVEGRDLLCIGGKVFMRTTRGPQRVDVIYRRVDDDFLDPLQFRADSMLGAPGLMLAARLGNVTIANAVGNGVADDKLLYTYVPDLIRYYLAEEPILKNVDTWRLEDPGALEEVLDRLPELVVKPVDGSGGKGLVVGPDASPAELDALRKRLTADPRGWIAQPVVMLSTIPTLVEDGMRPRHADLRPFAVNDGDDIWVLPGGLTRVALPEGQLVVNSSQGGGSKDTWIVGGSAPSHVEYGQGNGVSGLVADQAAVTESIPIIYDGQPAPSTSPRDPRPGGGPSGKEQQEQQQQDAAVQHGPQAEQQQQARETGPC from the coding sequence ATGGGTGACCTGTTCGACGGTTACGGCTCCACGCTGGCGCCGCGCAAGACCGCATCCGGCATCCCGGCGTTCGACGAGATGTTCGGCGTTCCGGCGAGTCCCGGAGAAGCCGCCCCCTCGCGCGAGGCGTACCGGGAGCTGTACCAAACGCTCGCGCAGATGACGCAGGAGGAACTGCGCGGGCGCACCGAGTCGCTCGCGAGTTCGTACCTCGCGCAGGGCGTGACCTTCGACTTCGCGGGGGAGGAACGTCCCTTCCCCCTGGATGCCGTCCCCCGGGTCATCGCGTACGACGAGTGGTCGCGCATCGAGGCCGGCGTGAAGCAGCGGGTCAAGGCGCTCGAGGCGTTCCTCGACGACGCCTACGGCAATCAGCACTGCGTGCGCGACGGCATCCTGCCCGCGGGGCTCATCTCGTCGTCGCAGTACTTCTACCGCCAGGCGGCCGGCATCCGCAGCGCGAACGGCGTGCGCATCCAGGTGTCGGGCATCGACCTGATCCGCGACGAGCACGGCGAGATGCGCGTGCTCGAAGACAACGTGCGCGTGCCCTCGGGCGTCTCGTACGTCATCTCGAACCGCCGCGTCATGGCGCAGACGCTGCCCGAACTGTTCGTGTCGATGCGCGTGCGCCCCGTCGGGGACTACCCGAACAAGCTGCTCGCCGCGCTCAAGGCGTCGGCCCCGCCCGGGATCGACGAGCCCAACATCGTCGTGCTCACCCCCGGCGTCTACAACTCCGCGTACTTCGAGCACACGCTGCTCGCGCGTCTGATGGGCGTCGAGCTCGTCGAGGGGCGCGACCTGCTGTGCATCGGCGGCAAGGTGTTCATGCGCACGACCCGCGGCCCGCAGCGCGTCGATGTGATCTACCGCCGCGTCGACGACGACTTCCTCGACCCGCTGCAGTTCCGCGCCGACTCGATGCTCGGGGCGCCCGGGCTCATGCTCGCCGCACGCCTGGGCAACGTCACCATCGCCAACGCGGTGGGCAACGGCGTCGCCGACGACAAGCTGCTGTACACGTACGTGCCCGACCTCATCCGGTACTACCTCGCCGAAGAGCCGATCCTCAAGAACGTCGACACCTGGCGTCTCGAGGATCCCGGTGCCCTCGAAGAAGTGCTCGACCGTCTGCCCGAGCTCGTGGTGAAGCCGGTCGACGGCTCGGGCGGCAAGGGGCTCGTCGTGGGTCCCGATGCCTCGCCCGCCGAGCTCGATGCGCTGCGCAAGCGTCTCACGGCCGACCCGCGCGGCTGGATCGCCCAGCCCGTGGTCATGCTCTCGACCATCCCGACGCTCGTCGAAGACGGCATGCGTCCGCGTCACGCCGACCTCCGCCCCTTCGCGGTCAACGACGGCGACGACATCTGGGTGCTGCCTGGTGGCCTGACCCGCGTGGCGCTGCCGGAGGGCCAGCTCGTGGTCAACTCCAGCCAGGGCGGCGGCTCGAAGGACACGTGGATCGTCGGCGGCTCGGCCCCCTCGCACGTCGAGTACGGCCAGGGCAACGGCGTCTCGGGACTCGTCGCCGACCAGGCCGCGGTCACCGAGTCGATCCCGATCATCTACGACGGACAGCCCGCTCCCTCGACCTCACCGCGCGATCCGCGCCCGGGCGGAGGGCCCTCGGGCAAGGAGCAGCAGGAGCAACAGCAGCAGGATGCCGCCGTGCAGCACGGTCCGCAGGCCGAGCAGCAGCAGCAGGCGCGGGAGACGGGGCCATGCTGA
- a CDS encoding alpha-E domain-containing protein: MLSRIAESLFWIGRYIERSDGTARILDVHLQLLLEDPWIDEDTACRSLLSVMGSAWPENVDTVRRDDVLARLAVDRMNPSSIAYSITAARENARRAREIVSTELWEILNTTNARMPRRLQTDKVHEFFQWTRERAALAIGIVDSSTNRDEAWQFFTLGRSIERTDMTARLLATRSLTEVSGPSWTTILRSCGAYEAYLRTYRGMPSARNAAEFLLLDRLFPRSIIYSIQRAEDCMSAIDPRADRVGHSNTVLRALGQIRNDLEYRPVSDILAELPEHMQRVQTVTREASEAIRSRFFPTQAEPSWIGEIS; encoded by the coding sequence ATGCTGAGCCGCATCGCAGAATCGCTGTTCTGGATCGGCCGCTACATCGAGCGCAGCGACGGCACCGCCCGCATCCTCGACGTGCACCTCCAGCTGCTGCTGGAGGACCCGTGGATCGACGAGGACACCGCGTGCCGCTCGCTGCTCAGCGTCATGGGGTCGGCGTGGCCCGAGAACGTCGACACCGTCCGCCGCGACGACGTGCTCGCTCGCCTCGCGGTGGATCGGATGAACCCGTCGAGCATCGCGTACTCGATCACCGCGGCTCGCGAGAACGCCCGGCGCGCTCGCGAGATCGTGTCGACGGAACTGTGGGAGATCCTCAACACCACGAACGCCCGGATGCCGCGGCGCCTGCAGACCGACAAGGTCCACGAGTTCTTCCAGTGGACGCGCGAGCGGGCGGCGCTGGCCATCGGCATCGTCGATTCATCGACCAACCGCGACGAGGCCTGGCAGTTCTTCACCCTCGGTCGGAGCATCGAGCGCACGGACATGACCGCGCGACTGCTGGCCACCCGCTCGCTCACCGAGGTGTCGGGCCCGTCGTGGACGACGATCCTGCGTTCGTGCGGCGCGTACGAGGCCTACCTGCGCACCTATCGCGGCATGCCGAGCGCCCGTAACGCGGCGGAGTTCCTGTTGCTCGACCGCCTCTTTCCGCGCTCGATCATCTACTCGATCCAACGCGCCGAGGACTGCATGAGCGCGATCGACCCCCGCGCCGATCGCGTCGGGCACTCGAACACGGTGCTGCGGGCTCTCGGTCAGATCCGCAACGATCTGGAGTACCGCCCGGTCAGCGACATCCTGGCCGAGCTGCCCGAGCACATGCAGCGGGTGCAGACGGTCACACGCGAGGCGTCGGAAGCGATCCGCTCGCGCTTCTTCCCCACACAGGCCGAACCGTCGTGGATCGGAGAGATCTCATGA